Proteins encoded together in one Myxococcus stipitatus window:
- a CDS encoding putative ABC transporter permease, producing MLSRFLLYGCTGWVLEVLFTGANAALSRDRSATARTYLWMHPIYGGTALALEEVSARLRPLPRPVRALAYTGLIFGAEYVTGWLLRKLLGRCPWDYAPHRWSVHGLIRLDYAPAWYLTALLFEPVRDGLLHVTSEALRHTPEYREAQAAGAVPGCPPEGEPEEAGVVATRFEQAQAEQVHPS from the coding sequence GTGCTTTCACGATTCTTGCTCTACGGCTGTACGGGGTGGGTGCTGGAGGTCCTCTTCACGGGCGCCAACGCGGCCCTGAGCCGGGACCGGAGCGCCACGGCGCGCACCTACCTGTGGATGCACCCCATCTATGGAGGCACGGCGCTGGCGCTGGAGGAGGTCTCCGCCCGGCTCAGGCCGCTGCCGCGGCCCGTCAGGGCCCTGGCCTACACGGGCCTCATCTTCGGGGCCGAGTACGTCACCGGCTGGCTCCTGCGAAAGCTGCTCGGGCGGTGCCCCTGGGACTACGCGCCGCACCGCTGGAGCGTGCACGGCCTCATCCGCCTGGACTACGCGCCCGCCTGGTACCTCACCGCGCTGCTGTTCGAGCCCGTCCGGGACGGGCTGCTCCACGTCACCAGCGAGGCGCTGCGTCACACGCCCGAATACCGCGAGGCCCAGGCCGCCGGGGCGGTGCCGGGGTGCCCGCCCGAGGGCGAGCCCGAGGAGGCGGGGGTGGTGGCCACCCGGTTCGAGCAGGCCCAGGCGGAGCAGGTCCACCCGAGCTGA
- a CDS encoding rod shape-determining protein yields MFDWLHTLFSRDLAIDLGTANTLIYIRGQGIVSNEPSVVAVQQDARGGKKVLAVGKEAKEMLGRTPGNIVAIRPMKDGVIADFEITAAMLRYFIQSAHNRKTLVNPRIIIGIPSGITEVERRAVREAAANAGAREVYLIEQPMAAAIGAGLPVTEPSGNMIVDIGGGTSDVAVISLAGIVFAKSVRIGGDKLDEAIIQYVKRKYNLLIGERTAELIKMGIGTAYPTDEVMTMEIKGRDLVAGVPRTLTVSSDEVRDALAEPVNGIVEAVKLTLERTPPELAGDIADRGIVLAGGGALLKNLDTLLREETGLPVFLAEDPLSAVVIGAGKALESLDILRQVCQPG; encoded by the coding sequence ATGTTCGACTGGCTTCACACCCTCTTTTCGCGCGACCTCGCCATCGACCTCGGCACGGCGAACACGCTCATCTACATCCGCGGTCAGGGCATCGTGTCCAACGAGCCCTCGGTGGTGGCCGTCCAGCAGGACGCGCGCGGGGGCAAGAAGGTCCTCGCGGTGGGCAAGGAAGCCAAGGAGATGCTCGGGAGGACGCCGGGCAACATCGTCGCCATCCGGCCGATGAAGGACGGCGTCATCGCGGACTTCGAAATCACCGCGGCGATGCTGCGCTACTTCATCCAGAGCGCGCACAACCGCAAGACGCTGGTCAACCCGCGCATCATCATCGGCATCCCCTCCGGCATCACCGAGGTGGAGCGGCGCGCGGTGCGCGAGGCGGCGGCCAACGCGGGCGCTCGCGAGGTCTACCTCATCGAGCAGCCCATGGCGGCGGCCATCGGCGCGGGCCTCCCGGTGACGGAGCCCAGCGGCAACATGATTGTCGACATCGGCGGCGGCACGTCCGACGTCGCGGTCATCAGCCTCGCCGGCATCGTGTTCGCCAAGAGCGTGCGCATCGGCGGGGACAAGCTGGACGAGGCGATCATCCAGTACGTCAAGCGCAAGTACAACCTGCTCATCGGCGAGCGCACGGCGGAGCTCATCAAGATGGGCATCGGCACGGCGTACCCGACGGACGAGGTCATGACCATGGAGATCAAGGGTCGCGACCTGGTGGCCGGCGTGCCGCGCACGCTGACGGTGTCCAGCGACGAGGTGCGCGACGCGCTCGCCGAGCCCGTCAACGGCATCGTCGAGGCGGTGAAGCTGACGCTGGAGCGCACGCCGCCGGAGCTGGCCGGTGACATCGCCGACCGCGGCATCGTGCTCGCCGGTGGCGGCGCGCTGCTCAAGAACCTGGACACGCTCCTGCGCGAGGAGACGGGCCTGCCGGTGTTCCTCGCGGAGGATCCGCTGTCCGCGGTGGTGATTGGCGCGGGCAAGGCGCTGGAGTCGCTCGACATCCTCCGCCAGGTCTGCCAGCCGGGCTGA